The Pseudomonadota bacterium genome contains the following window.
CAGGCTGGCCAGTACTCGAACGTGACTGACACCTTCCAGAGCCCGCAGTCGCCCGGATGGAACCCGTTCCGCTTCTTCGGCAAGACGCCCGAGCAGGGGGGGCTCACCCCCGAGCAGGTGCAAGACCTCGCCACTCAGGCCACGGGTGAGAAGTACGTCGAGATCTTCCGCGAGGGGCACGATCCGTTTCAGGCCCTTCCGCTCATCCAGCGCGCCGCGCAGACGCCCGGCAGCGATGGGGTGCCGGTCTCGATGCAGTGGGATGGCGGGCGTCACCGCGTCCTCGTCACCGATATCCGTGGAGATCGGGTCTACTTCCGCAACCCGTGGGGCGAGCGCACGTCGGGCAACGTCAACGAGCGTCTCATGGGCAGCGACCATCAGATCCACGATGGTGGGGTCGAGAGCGTGCCCATCCATGACTTCGCCGCGCGCATGAAGAGCGCCATCGTTCCGCAGCAGATGGCGGGCTGACCCGCGGGGCACACGCATCTCCTCGCGCCCTTGTCGCGCGCGGGGCGCCAGCGATGGGTACATCTCTCCCAGGAGGATGTACGCCCATGGAATTTCCCCGTCGCATCGCGCTTGCCGAGGTCAAGGAGCTCATGCTGCGCGAGCTTCCCGTGATGTTCGTCGATGCTCGCACCGCCCACGACTGGCGTGACGAGGAGCTGATGCTGCCCCGGGCGCTGCGTGTCGACCCGGCGGAGGTCGACGTCGCTGTCTCGCGCGTGCCGCGCGCCGGCGCCACCGTCGTGGTGTACTGCGATAGCCCGAACGAGGCGTCGAGCGCAGCAGTGGCGCGGGCGCTCGTGGCCCGCGGGCACGAGGAGGTCTACGTGCTCGACGGAGGGTATCGCCGATGGCTCGCGTCTGACGGCCCCATGCAGCGCAAATCGGAGCAATGGCTGCACCAGCGGGTGGCCTCGCAGCCGAATCTCGTCCACGACAAGGGGATTCCCGCTGACATCGAGCATGGGCAGAAGCGCATGCCGCTGCCGGAGTGATCGCTACAGCGTGAAGGTGAAGCCTTCGATGAGGGCGCCGGGCAGCCGGGTGCTCGATGTGTTGCGGCCTCCGTAGGTGAGCGGATTGAGAATCAGCTCGCGCTCGCGGGTCAGCCCCAGCAGGCTGGTGCCGAGCACCCGATAGAGCGTCTCGTCGAAGCGCATGACGTTCACCGGCGCGACGATGCGCCCGTTCTCGACCCAGAACGTGGCAAAGCGCGTCATGCCCGTCATGCGGCAGGCGGTGCGGTCGGAGAAGTTCAGGTAGTGCAGGTTGTTGATGTAGAGCCCCGTGCCGAGGCGCTCGAGCACCTCGCGCTGTGGCAGCTCGCCGGCCGCCATGTCGAGCGATTCCGGTGTCTCGTCGTCGGCAGCACCGTTGGCCGGCACGTCGTACTCCTCGGCGCTGCGCGGAGACGTGAGGCAGTCCGCGTAGCGTCCCCCTTCGATGAGCGAGACGCGGGCGGGCTTGAGGAAGCCTTCCGCCTGGAAGTTGGCGGCCACGCCCTCGCCTGTGTTCTCGCTGATCGAGACGGAGGGATGGAGGGTTGCCCCTTCCTCGACCATCCGGATGAGCGGGGTCTGCTTGGTGCGGTGGTCCTTGAGACCGAATCCGCCCCACGCCATCATGCCCACGATGTCTTCCAGGGCCACGGGCGTGAGGTAGACGCGATATCCTCCCGGGTCGATGGTTCGCGCGGGAGTGGCGAGGTGCCCCAGCTGCTCGCGGGCTTCGGACATCTTGCGCGCGAGCTCGGCTGAGTCCCACGTGAAGCCGGCGTAGCCGCACTTCACCGCCTTGTCGGTGCTGTGATAGAGGCTCCAGTCGAGGTTGTGGCTGAACGAGGCAAACCAGTTGCGCTGCCCGAGCGAGCTGGCAAAGCCGTGGAAGATGCCGCCCGCCGCGTAGATGCCCACGAGGTCGAGCCCCTTGGCGGCCGCGAGAACCTCGTCGACGGCCGTGCTGGCCTCGGGAAGGCAGTCGGGCTCGATGTGCTCGGTGCTGTTCACCTCGGTGGAGAAGCGCAGGTAGGGGTCTTCCGGCAGCTCGGCGATGCGGTCGCGCAGCGCCTCGACGAGCGACTCGACACGCTGCCGGTCAAACGCCAGATCGCCGCTGAGCGAGAGCTGTCCGGTGATGTGCCGTCGACCGTCGATGAGCCGCACCGAGAGGTAGCGCTGGGTCACGTGCATGGCCTGGCGCACCTTCGACTGGTTGAATCGCGCGAAGTTGCTCGCCTCTCCGGAGAACGTGGCCAGGTACTGCTCGTCTTTTCGCAAGCACGGCTGAATGGCATCTGCGAGGGCGTAGAACTCGTTCTGCATCACACGCCTCCGAACACATC
Protein-coding sequences here:
- a CDS encoding TldE/PmbA family protein, yielding MQNEFYALADAIQPCLRKDEQYLATFSGEASNFARFNQSKVRQAMHVTQRYLSVRLIDGRRHITGQLSLSGDLAFDRQRVESLVEALRDRIAELPEDPYLRFSTEVNSTEHIEPDCLPEASTAVDEVLAAAKGLDLVGIYAAGGIFHGFASSLGQRNWFASFSHNLDWSLYHSTDKAVKCGYAGFTWDSAELARKMSEAREQLGHLATPARTIDPGGYRVYLTPVALEDIVGMMAWGGFGLKDHRTKQTPLIRMVEEGATLHPSVSISENTGEGVAANFQAEGFLKPARVSLIEGGRYADCLTSPRSAEEYDVPANGAADDETPESLDMAAGELPQREVLERLGTGLYINNLHYLNFSDRTACRMTGMTRFATFWVENGRIVAPVNVMRFDETLYRVLGTSLLGLTRERELILNPLTYGGRNTSSTRLPGALIEGFTFTL